DNA from Sulfitobacter albidus:
GATTGCCCCTATCGGGGATATGAGGTCGTGACAGATACGGCTCCCGATCAGCGCGGAGAAGTCTGTTGGTTGGGTCATCTAGCGGCCTTTTGAGCGGGAGACGGGGAGATGGAAGATTTGAACGCGATCTTGACCCCGGGCATGCTGGTACGCCATCCCGGCGCGCCTGAATGGGGCGTCGGACAGGTTCAAAGCAATATCGGCGGGCGGGTCACCGTGAATTTTCGCGATAGTGGAAAAGTTGTAATCGACAGCAGCCGCATCGCGCTTCATCCGGTTTTCGAGAGTGATAATTGACGGCGGAGCATTCCAGCCAATTTACAATATAAGCAAAAAGCATAACCCATGGTAGTACCCCCCACGTCTTTCAACCCGGAAAAAACCGCAACGCGCGCAAGCCATTGCAAATTTTTTTACGATTGGACGGCGTTTTGACCGGGCGGGCTGCCTATACCGTGCAATTGGCGCAAAGCGCCGCGGATCTGCGCGCGGCCCAGCGGCTGCGCTACGAGGTCTTTGTGCGCGAGCTTGGGGCGCAGGCGGACGGCACCGATCACTCCGACGGGTTGGAGCGCGATCGCTTCGATACCGTGGCCGATCACCTGATCGCGCGGCCTGCCGGATCGGATGACGTCGTGGGCGTCTACCGCCTGCTGCGCCGCGAGGGGGCGGCGGAAGTCGGCGGGTTCTATTCGGAAGGGGAGTATGATCTGGCGCCCTTGCTGAGCGGCGGCAAACGCTTGCTGGAGCTAGGCCGGTCGTGCCTGCATCCCGATCACCGCGGCGGCACCGCGCTGCATCATCTGTGGGCCGCGCTGGTTGCCTATACCCGCGCGCATGAAATCGAGGTGCTGTTCGGCACGGCAAGCTTTCGCGGCACGGATCCGGCGACGATTGCCGCGCCGCTGTCGCTGCTGCAATACCGCCATCTCGCCCCCGAGCCGTTGCGCCCGAGGGCGCTGGCGACGGGCTTTCAGCGCATGGATCTGATCGCCGATGCGCAGCTGGATCGCAGGGCGGCGATGGTCGAGATGCCGAGCCTCATCAAATCCTACCTTCGGCTTGGCGGATACGTGGGTGAGGGGGCCTTTGTCGATCATCGGTTCAACACGACCGACGTGTGTCTGGTGCTCGAAACCGCGTCAGTCGACCCGGCGCGCCTGCGCCGCCTTACCCAGAGGCAGACATGACGACGCCGTGGAATGAGAGCACGCCACCCGCGGCCTCGCGGATCGGCGTTCTTGGCTGGTTGCGGGTCGTGCTGCGCGCCGCGGCGCTGATCGTTTTGGTCTTTGG
Protein-coding regions in this window:
- a CDS encoding DUF3553 domain-containing protein is translated as MEDLNAILTPGMLVRHPGAPEWGVGQVQSNIGGRVTVNFRDSGKVVIDSSRIALHPVFESDN
- a CDS encoding GNAT family N-acetyltransferase; protein product: MDGVLTGRAAYTVQLAQSAADLRAAQRLRYEVFVRELGAQADGTDHSDGLERDRFDTVADHLIARPAGSDDVVGVYRLLRREGAAEVGGFYSEGEYDLAPLLSGGKRLLELGRSCLHPDHRGGTALHHLWAALVAYTRAHEIEVLFGTASFRGTDPATIAAPLSLLQYRHLAPEPLRPRALATGFQRMDLIADAQLDRRAAMVEMPSLIKSYLRLGGYVGEGAFVDHRFNTTDVCLVLETASVDPARLRRLTQRQT